From Chloroflexi bacterium ADurb.Bin180, the proteins below share one genomic window:
- the capA gene encoding Capsule biosynthesis protein CapA, whose translation MTHRALCSLLLVAMLCSGCTPSSPALTPAPTAIRGPAPTPTPVPPTPTPAPLRVWLDSSVPLAVRDPVSKALQDQATAPAASANAADLIISLDGPVSIASWVYAVVVPFPTLADEVAWDDVLRFWSGESGALSNLSSDGRTPTLYVTPETLGTLFGLLGPCAASSPLTVVSPEELVDRLWKARPRSWAIVPFDELEPRLKVLSVEGVDVLDKRADLAQYPLALRFGAVGKGAEELASAVLGSSQVLTNRDTSRMTELLMTGVTALTRNTAIKMEQNGVLYPGERIREILRRADITHISNEVSFMPECPQPRKGTMTFCSSPAYFDLLKDVGVDVVELTGNHLNDYVASYGWAPLHNTLTLLREEGWPYFGGGENLEDARRPLLLTSNQNRLGFAGCNWWGPDYAWAGTESPGAAPCATAADMELMRQVVSDTAQSVDVSVFTFQYLEIDEYQPTAQQRVDFRAMIDAGADIVSGSQAHQPQAYEFYHGGMIHYGLGNLFFDQMQALGYRQELADRHIIYAGRHISTEVLTFMLEDYCQPRPMTREERSVLLKTIFQASGW comes from the coding sequence ATGACCCATCGCGCCCTGTGTTCGCTGCTGCTTGTGGCCATGCTGTGTTCGGGCTGCACGCCATCCTCCCCGGCCCTCACGCCTGCTCCCACGGCGATCCGAGGACCTGCCCCGACCCCCACACCGGTGCCACCTACGCCAACTCCTGCTCCGCTGCGCGTGTGGCTGGACTCATCCGTGCCGCTGGCAGTTCGCGATCCGGTGAGCAAGGCCCTTCAGGACCAGGCCACGGCTCCAGCAGCGTCGGCCAATGCGGCCGACCTGATCATCTCGCTCGACGGCCCCGTGAGCATCGCGTCCTGGGTCTATGCCGTCGTGGTGCCCTTCCCCACCCTGGCTGACGAGGTCGCCTGGGATGACGTCCTTCGCTTCTGGTCCGGTGAATCAGGGGCCCTTTCCAACCTCTCCTCCGATGGGCGGACGCCGACCCTCTACGTGACACCGGAGACACTCGGCACACTGTTCGGCCTGCTCGGTCCCTGCGCCGCCAGCAGCCCACTGACGGTCGTCAGTCCTGAGGAACTGGTGGACCGGCTATGGAAAGCCCGTCCTCGTTCCTGGGCCATCGTGCCCTTTGACGAACTCGAGCCGCGGCTGAAGGTGCTGAGCGTCGAGGGGGTGGATGTCCTCGACAAGAGAGCCGACCTGGCGCAGTACCCGCTCGCGCTGCGCTTTGGTGCTGTCGGCAAAGGGGCCGAAGAGCTGGCGTCGGCGGTGCTCGGATCCAGCCAAGTCCTCACCAACCGCGACACGAGCCGCATGACCGAATTGCTGATGACCGGGGTGACCGCTCTCACGCGCAACACTGCTATCAAGATGGAGCAAAACGGCGTCCTCTATCCTGGGGAAAGGATACGCGAGATTCTCCGCCGGGCCGACATTACCCATATAAGCAATGAAGTGTCCTTCATGCCCGAGTGCCCGCAGCCCCGGAAAGGCACGATGACCTTTTGCAGCTCTCCGGCCTACTTCGACCTGCTCAAGGACGTCGGGGTTGACGTCGTTGAGCTCACCGGTAACCATCTCAACGACTATGTTGCTTCTTACGGCTGGGCACCGCTACACAACACCCTCACGCTGCTGCGCGAGGAGGGTTGGCCGTACTTTGGTGGGGGCGAGAACCTAGAGGATGCGCGCCGGCCACTGCTGCTGACCAGCAATCAAAACCGCCTCGGTTTCGCTGGCTGCAACTGGTGGGGACCGGACTATGCGTGGGCCGGAACAGAGTCACCCGGAGCGGCGCCCTGCGCCACCGCCGCTGATATGGAGCTGATGCGCCAGGTAGTCTCGGATACGGCCCAGAGCGTGGATGTGTCGGTGTTCACTTTCCAGTACCTGGAGATTGACGAGTACCAGCCGACGGCTCAGCAGCGGGTGGATTTCAGGGCCATGATCGACGCCGGCGCCGATATTGTCAGTGGCAGCCAGGCCCATCAACCCCAGGCCTACGAGTTCTACCATGGCGGTATGATTCACTATGGACTGGGCAACCTGTTCTTTGACCAGATGCAGGCCCTGGGGTACAGGCAGGAGCTGGCCGACCGCCACATCATCTACGCCGGCCGACACATCTCCACCGAGGTGCTCACCTTTATGCTCGAGGACTACTGCCAGCCCCGTCCCATGACCCGTGAAGAGCGCAGCGTCCTGCTCAAGACCATCTTCCAGGCCAGCGGCTGGTAA